A single region of the Pseudalkalibacillus berkeleyi genome encodes:
- a CDS encoding ABC transporter ATP-binding protein yields the protein MFTVLFKLGWFFKKHWKRYTIAIILLQIVNVMEVIPPKLIGMAIDEMSIGSLTAERLFQFIGIYVVLLIANYGINFVWMSQLFGGAFLVERTMRSSFMRHLLKMTPTFYEKNRTGDLMARATNDLKAISMTAGFGILTLIDSTFFLITILFVMGFMISWKLTLAALLPLPIMAILMNRYGKLMHKRFTTAQDSFGDLNDQVLESVSGVRVIRAYVQEKEDHKRFENLAHDVYKKNISVARVDSLFEPTIKVLVGISYMIGLGYGAYLVFHKAITLGELISFNVYLGMLIWPMFAIGELINIMQRGNASLDRVNNTLDYEPDVKDKETTTPVAKAKEIKFEEVTFKYPSSQVDNLKDVSFTLNRGQTLGIVGKTGSGKTTLIKQLLREYPVGDGKITISGVPIEDIPISQLHGWLGYVPQQQVLFSRSVKENITFGVNETSQKRLNDVVDLSSLTNDIENLPQGMKTLVGEKGVALSGGQKQRISIARALLVNPEILLLDDAMSAVDGKTEAKIIESIRNERSGKTTLITTHRLSAVQHADWILVMDEGHVIEEGTHEQLLENGGWYKEQYDRQQLEDGLSEGVV from the coding sequence ATGTTTACAGTATTATTTAAACTAGGTTGGTTTTTTAAGAAGCATTGGAAACGGTACACCATCGCAATTATTCTTCTACAAATCGTTAATGTAATGGAAGTCATCCCACCTAAGTTAATCGGGATGGCCATTGACGAAATGTCGATTGGTTCATTGACGGCTGAAAGGTTATTTCAATTTATCGGCATTTACGTAGTGTTATTAATAGCGAACTATGGCATCAACTTCGTATGGATGTCTCAATTATTTGGCGGTGCATTCTTAGTTGAACGAACGATGCGTTCAAGTTTCATGCGTCATCTATTGAAAATGACCCCAACATTTTATGAGAAAAACAGAACGGGAGACTTGATGGCTAGGGCAACGAATGACTTGAAAGCCATCTCGATGACCGCAGGATTTGGGATCTTAACGTTAATCGATTCTACATTTTTCCTCATTACGATATTATTCGTGATGGGTTTCATGATCAGCTGGAAGTTAACGCTAGCGGCATTATTACCGCTACCGATTATGGCCATTCTTATGAACAGATATGGCAAGCTGATGCATAAACGATTTACGACGGCACAGGACTCATTCGGGGATTTGAATGACCAAGTGCTAGAATCCGTTTCTGGGGTGCGCGTCATCCGTGCATATGTACAAGAAAAAGAAGACCATAAACGATTTGAGAATTTAGCGCACGACGTTTATAAGAAGAACATTTCTGTTGCGCGTGTCGATTCACTATTCGAGCCGACGATTAAAGTACTCGTTGGCATCAGTTATATGATTGGTCTTGGATACGGTGCATACCTCGTCTTTCATAAAGCGATTACGCTAGGAGAATTAATTTCATTTAACGTATATCTCGGAATGTTGATCTGGCCGATGTTTGCGATTGGTGAATTAATCAATATCATGCAGCGTGGTAACGCCTCTTTGGACCGTGTCAATAATACGTTGGACTATGAACCGGATGTGAAGGACAAAGAAACGACAACACCGGTTGCAAAAGCGAAGGAAATTAAATTTGAAGAGGTAACATTTAAATACCCGAGCTCTCAAGTGGATAACTTAAAAGACGTTTCTTTTACGTTAAATAGAGGGCAAACACTCGGGATTGTAGGGAAGACAGGAAGCGGAAAGACGACATTAATTAAGCAACTGCTAAGAGAATATCCAGTAGGTGATGGGAAGATTACCATTTCCGGAGTGCCTATTGAAGATATTCCGATTTCTCAGCTACATGGCTGGTTGGGCTATGTGCCTCAGCAACAAGTTCTTTTCTCTCGTTCAGTTAAAGAGAACATTACTTTTGGTGTAAACGAGACATCCCAAAAGCGATTAAATGATGTGGTCGACTTATCATCACTGACAAATGACATTGAGAATCTTCCACAAGGGATGAAAACACTAGTAGGCGAGAAGGGTGTCGCCTTATCGGGTGGACAGAAGCAACGCATTTCCATTGCACGCGCACTTCTCGTCAATCCGGAAATTCTTTTGTTGGACGATGCGATGTCTGCTGTAGATGGTAAGACAGAAGCTAAGATTATTGAAAGTATCCGAAACGAACGATCAGGTAAAACGACGTTGATCACGACGCATCGATTGTCAGCTGTACAACATGCGGACTGGATTCTCGTAATGGATGAAGGTCATGTGATTGAAGAGGGTACACATGAACAACTATTGGAAAACGGAGGCTGGTACAAGGAACAGTACGATAGACAGCAATTAGAAGACGGCCTCTCAGAAGGTGTGGTGTAA
- a CDS encoding ABC transporter ATP-binding protein, which translates to MNVGKRLFQYALIYKKMIIFALAMLTVAVAAELTGPFIAKKMIDNHILGIEKPWIQVEGPGEDTVEYKGNHYIRTEYFDGDASEYPEVRILQVKRDYFFINESVEFDGKRSLDGNNIVIEKGDRKAVHPAEELSGDQLLGFYQPEVKWLIYLSAFYLGLLVISAFFTYWQKYVLQKSANGIIQHMRTDVFGQIQRLPVNYFDNLPAGKVVSRITNDTEAIRELYVTVLAQFFTGIIYIFGILTALFLLDVRLAMICSIIIPIMFVWIIMYRKYASKYNHLIRQRLSDLNAMINESIQGMPIIQAFRRQDKTTEEFETINQEYFQYRNKLLSLDALMSHNLVGLLRNIAFVTLIWYFGGASLTATTVVSIGVLYAFVDYLNRLFQPIMGIVTQLANLEQALVSGERVFRLLDREGEDVSDTTVPRYEGNVVFDDVTFAYKEDDYVLKNISFEAKQGETVALVGHTGSGKSSIMNLLFRFYDIEHGKIMIDGQDIQKMTRQDLRKHMGIVLQDPFLFTGTLATNVSLDDPTISRETVEKALRDVGAEPFIQQLPNGYDEPVIEKGSTLSAGQRQLISFARALAYNPSILILDEATANIDTETEAIIQKALDVLKEGRTTFIIAHRLSTIKSADQILVLDRGQIVERGSHDELMKAKGKYFQMYQLQQGSKQSQAV; encoded by the coding sequence ATGAACGTAGGAAAACGATTATTTCAATATGCATTAATCTATAAAAAAATGATTATCTTCGCCCTTGCGATGTTGACGGTAGCGGTTGCTGCTGAGTTGACGGGGCCTTTCATAGCAAAGAAAATGATCGATAACCATATTCTTGGAATTGAAAAGCCATGGATCCAAGTCGAAGGTCCCGGTGAAGATACCGTAGAGTACAAAGGCAATCACTATATACGAACCGAGTATTTTGATGGTGATGCCTCAGAGTACCCTGAAGTAAGAATTCTTCAAGTGAAACGAGATTACTTTTTTATAAATGAAAGTGTTGAGTTCGATGGAAAGCGTTCACTCGATGGTAACAACATTGTAATTGAAAAAGGGGATAGAAAGGCAGTGCATCCAGCAGAAGAATTATCTGGTGATCAGCTGCTTGGTTTCTATCAGCCTGAAGTCAAATGGCTCATATACTTGAGTGCCTTTTATCTTGGACTACTTGTGATTTCGGCCTTCTTTACGTATTGGCAAAAATACGTACTACAAAAATCTGCAAATGGAATCATTCAACATATGAGGACGGACGTTTTCGGACAGATTCAAAGACTTCCGGTGAATTATTTTGATAACTTACCTGCAGGGAAGGTCGTATCTAGAATCACGAATGATACGGAAGCGATTCGAGAATTGTACGTCACGGTTTTGGCTCAATTTTTCACTGGGATCATTTATATATTCGGGATCTTGACGGCGCTCTTCCTATTAGATGTCCGATTAGCAATGATCTGTTCAATCATTATTCCGATTATGTTTGTTTGGATTATCATGTACCGTAAATATGCGTCCAAGTATAATCATCTTATTCGCCAGCGATTGAGTGATTTGAACGCGATGATTAATGAATCCATTCAAGGGATGCCAATTATTCAAGCGTTTCGAAGACAAGATAAGACAACTGAGGAATTTGAAACGATTAACCAGGAGTATTTTCAATACCGCAATAAGCTGCTGAGTTTGGATGCGTTGATGTCACACAATCTAGTAGGTTTGCTGCGTAACATTGCGTTTGTAACCTTGATCTGGTACTTCGGTGGTGCGTCACTTACTGCGACAACTGTGGTTTCCATAGGGGTTTTGTACGCATTTGTCGATTATTTAAACCGATTGTTTCAGCCGATTATGGGAATTGTGACACAGCTTGCGAACTTAGAACAGGCACTCGTTTCGGGTGAGCGTGTATTTCGACTTCTTGACCGTGAAGGTGAAGATGTTTCGGATACAACCGTTCCTCGTTATGAAGGGAATGTCGTGTTCGATGATGTCACTTTCGCTTATAAAGAAGACGATTATGTGCTGAAAAATATTTCATTTGAAGCAAAACAAGGTGAAACAGTCGCACTCGTAGGCCATACCGGTTCAGGTAAAAGCTCCATCATGAACTTGTTGTTCCGTTTCTATGATATTGAACACGGAAAAATTATGATTGATGGTCAAGATATTCAGAAGATGACTCGACAGGACTTGCGAAAGCATATGGGGATTGTCCTTCAGGATCCATTCCTTTTTACAGGAACACTTGCTACAAATGTTAGTTTAGATGACCCAACGATTAGTCGAGAGACGGTTGAAAAAGCACTTCGCGATGTGGGAGCAGAGCCGTTCATTCAGCAACTTCCGAACGGATATGATGAACCCGTCATCGAAAAGGGGAGCACGTTATCTGCTGGTCAACGGCAATTAATTTCATTTGCCCGAGCACTCGCTTATAATCCGTCTATATTGATTTTAGATGAAGCGACAGCCAACATTGATACTGAAACAGAGGCGATAATTCAGAAAGCATTGGACGTCTTGAAGGAAGGACGTACAACGTTTATCATTGCTCATCGTTTATCTACAATTAAAAGCGCGGATCAAATTTTAGTGCTCGACCGTGGTCAAATTGTCGAACGAGGATCACATGACGAGTTAATGAAGGCAAAAGGAAAGTATTTTCAAATGTATCAATTACAGCAAGGATCCAAACAATCACAAGCTGTATGA
- a CDS encoding MFS transporter — protein sequence MKKKEVYSWTMYDWANSAFATTIMAAVLPVFYYDVAAKNIDKTTATAYWGYSQSIAVLLVALLAPILGAIADHSGSKKKFLRFFAYMGMLASVLLAFVGEGDYILASVLLIFGTIGFSGGNAFYDAFLPEIASRDEIDRISARGYAFGYIGGGLLLLINLMMIMNPSWFFLPNSLVATQISFASVGVWWFVFSLPFFKNIKERKQDQPEINGSYVTIGFKRLKTTFKEINQFKQLLLFLVAFWLFNDGISTIIKMATIYGRDIGIGSNDLIAALLITQFVGIPFAFLFGYLAKKIQAKRALYIALWTYVVIVMLGYFMETAAHFYALAVMVGFVQGGAQALSRSIFGSMVPDNKRAEFFGFYGISAKFSAIFGPFVFGIVGQLTGSSRMGIASLIIFFLLGIFFLSRVDIDKGKKEAQLNTDVTM from the coding sequence ATGAAAAAGAAAGAGGTCTACTCGTGGACGATGTATGATTGGGCAAATTCCGCGTTTGCGACGACAATCATGGCAGCGGTTTTGCCAGTGTTCTATTATGATGTAGCAGCAAAGAATATTGATAAAACGACTGCGACAGCCTACTGGGGCTACTCTCAATCAATCGCGGTCTTACTCGTTGCATTGCTAGCACCCATTCTAGGTGCGATTGCAGACCACTCTGGTTCGAAAAAGAAATTCTTGAGATTCTTCGCATATATGGGGATGCTCGCCAGCGTTTTGCTCGCTTTCGTTGGGGAAGGGGACTATATCTTAGCTTCCGTTCTACTCATATTCGGTACAATCGGATTTTCTGGAGGAAATGCATTTTACGATGCTTTCTTACCTGAAATCGCTTCGAGGGATGAAATCGATCGGATTTCAGCTAGGGGTTATGCGTTCGGATATATTGGCGGGGGGTTACTTCTTCTTATCAACTTGATGATGATCATGAATCCATCGTGGTTCTTCTTACCGAATTCGTTAGTTGCTACGCAAATTTCTTTCGCAAGTGTCGGTGTATGGTGGTTTGTGTTTTCTTTACCATTTTTCAAAAATATTAAGGAAAGAAAGCAAGATCAGCCTGAGATAAATGGATCGTATGTCACGATCGGATTTAAAAGGTTAAAGACGACCTTTAAAGAAATCAATCAGTTCAAACAGTTACTACTGTTCCTTGTCGCCTTCTGGTTATTTAATGACGGTATTTCTACGATTATCAAAATGGCTACGATCTACGGGAGAGACATAGGAATTGGTTCAAATGATTTGATTGCTGCCTTACTGATTACACAGTTCGTCGGCATTCCTTTTGCCTTCCTATTTGGATATTTAGCAAAAAAAATACAAGCGAAACGTGCGTTGTATATTGCTTTATGGACATACGTCGTAATTGTTATGCTCGGGTACTTCATGGAAACGGCCGCTCACTTTTATGCGCTGGCGGTTATGGTCGGTTTCGTGCAGGGAGGCGCGCAAGCATTAAGTCGGTCAATCTTCGGGAGTATGGTTCCTGACAATAAACGCGCTGAGTTTTTTGGATTTTACGGCATATCTGCAAAATTTTCAGCAATCTTTGGTCCGTTTGTGTTTGGTATCGTCGGTCAGCTAACAGGCTCAAGCCGAATGGGAATCGCATCGCTTATCATATTCTTCCTACTCGGGATTTTCTTCTTATCTCGTGTTGATATTGATAAAGGGAAGAAAGAAGCTCAGTTGAATACTGATGTGACAATGTAA
- a CDS encoding zinc dependent phospholipase C family protein, producing MPNVWTHIYFGERLLEKTRIFTLTDETRPYFNFGTQGPDPFFYHNFWPWKSSYVTEVGDRIHHENCGDFLMKLIEYTKQHTHDDKLVAFTTGFLTHHILDRNAHPYINYRSGTEGNRHQKLEIIIDTLLMKREKGIETWNTPVNKQLAIGKTLHKPIEKMLEETIVTTFPDLHEKMPEGYINQSYRHMQTALRVLFDPLGWKNKLLKDRVDPFSYQKEIAEADYLNEQQTPWYHPAQPDEKHDETFMDLIEQAEKEGIDILNLLKSYWFDNNEGARELLKENIGNFCYDTGKELSLRLENKHFDPIL from the coding sequence ATGCCAAATGTATGGACGCACATTTATTTTGGGGAACGTTTACTAGAAAAGACGAGAATCTTTACTTTAACTGATGAAACAAGACCTTATTTCAATTTCGGCACCCAAGGTCCTGATCCTTTCTTTTATCATAATTTCTGGCCATGGAAGTCTTCTTATGTAACTGAGGTTGGCGATCGGATTCACCACGAAAATTGTGGCGATTTCCTCATGAAGCTAATTGAATATACGAAACAACATACCCATGACGATAAGCTGGTTGCTTTTACAACGGGTTTTCTAACGCACCATATTCTCGATCGTAATGCGCATCCTTACATCAATTATCGTTCAGGAACAGAAGGCAATCGGCATCAAAAACTCGAGATCATTATTGATACCCTCCTTATGAAACGTGAAAAAGGCATAGAGACGTGGAATACACCTGTAAATAAACAACTGGCAATCGGAAAGACATTACACAAACCAATTGAAAAGATGCTCGAGGAAACGATTGTGACAACATTTCCAGATCTTCATGAAAAGATGCCAGAAGGATATATCAATCAGTCCTATCGTCATATGCAGACTGCACTCCGTGTGTTGTTCGATCCTTTAGGATGGAAAAACAAACTTCTGAAAGACCGTGTGGATCCGTTCTCTTATCAGAAAGAAATTGCTGAAGCTGATTATTTAAACGAACAACAAACCCCTTGGTATCATCCAGCCCAACCTGATGAAAAACATGATGAAACGTTCATGGATTTAATTGAGCAAGCTGAAAAGGAAGGCATCGACATTCTCAATTTGCTTAAATCGTATTGGTTTGATAACAATGAAGGGGCACGAGAATTGTTGAAGGAGAACATCGGCAATTTTTGCTACGACACTGGTAAAGAACTATCCCTTAGACTTGAGAACAAACATTTCGATCCGATATTGTAA
- a CDS encoding SDR family oxidoreductase gives MANIYFMTGFPGFLATKMVEYISEQEPKSTFYLLVHPSQVEKADTVVKQFEENSRFTILQGDITKENLGLKGIELDRVTHVFHFAAIYDLAVALEVAELVNVTGTERVLNWLETLPSLKRFVYFSTAYVSGDRVGTVYEDELVEGQGFKNHYESTKYEAEILVQGKMESIPTTIIRPGIVVGHSQTGETVKFDGPYFIMRFLDKFSRLPIPYIGHGRVPVYLVPVDYILEAVYHFTHLEKSEGKVYHLTDPNPSEARALYKEIVGHLLNKQPTWFLPTSFVSGMLRISKFRRWVQVERETIDYFQCETYYDTTNTINDLQGSGIECPTFNEYAGNIVKYYKEARHDQDKAVPVK, from the coding sequence TTGGCTAACATTTATTTTATGACCGGGTTTCCAGGATTTTTGGCAACGAAAATGGTTGAATACATATCCGAACAAGAACCGAAGTCTACCTTTTATTTACTTGTTCATCCATCCCAGGTAGAAAAAGCGGATACAGTTGTTAAGCAATTCGAAGAGAACAGCCGATTTACAATTTTACAAGGTGATATTACAAAGGAAAATCTAGGGTTAAAAGGAATCGAGTTGGATCGAGTTACACATGTGTTCCATTTTGCTGCCATTTATGATCTAGCTGTAGCGTTAGAGGTAGCTGAGCTTGTGAATGTGACTGGAACAGAAAGAGTTCTGAACTGGTTAGAAACCTTACCTAGTTTAAAAAGGTTTGTCTATTTCAGTACAGCTTATGTATCAGGAGATCGTGTTGGTACTGTTTATGAAGATGAGCTTGTGGAAGGGCAAGGATTTAAAAATCATTATGAATCAACAAAGTATGAAGCAGAAATACTCGTTCAAGGAAAAATGGAGAGCATTCCAACTACGATTATCCGGCCAGGTATCGTTGTTGGCCATTCACAAACAGGGGAGACAGTGAAGTTTGATGGACCGTATTTTATTATGCGGTTTTTAGATAAATTCTCTCGACTTCCAATCCCATATATTGGACACGGACGAGTACCTGTTTACCTAGTGCCTGTTGATTATATTTTGGAAGCTGTCTATCATTTTACTCATTTAGAAAAGAGTGAAGGGAAGGTCTATCATCTGACTGATCCAAATCCTTCTGAAGCAAGAGCGCTGTATAAAGAAATTGTAGGCCATTTATTGAACAAACAGCCTACTTGGTTCCTACCAACCTCATTTGTGAGCGGGATGTTGAGGATATCAAAGTTCAGGAGATGGGTTCAGGTCGAACGAGAAACCATCGATTATTTTCAGTGTGAAACGTATTATGATACGACGAATACGATCAATGATTTGCAAGGGTCTGGTATCGAGTGTCCGACATTCAATGAGTATGCAGGAAATATCGTAAAATATTATAAAGAAGCGAGACATGATCAAGATAAAGCGGTTCCTGTAAAATAA
- the asd gene encoding archaetidylserine decarboxylase (Phosphatidylserine decarboxylase is synthesized as a single chain precursor. Generation of the pyruvoyl active site from a Ser is coupled to cleavage of a Gly-Ser bond between the larger (beta) and smaller (alpha chains). It is an integral membrane protein.) — protein sequence MKLILKYILVLLPHHGITFLVGSFMKLRISKYAIPLYIRAYNIETATVKRPLKEFKSLNDFFTRHLKSHARPIDSHKESFVSPVDGVISQFGRIEDGQIIQAKGVAYDVEQLLADSDKASLFKYGSYMTIYLSPQDYHRIHVPYDGDITGYSYIPGRLYPVNKLGVSSINGLFTKNERLSTFLDTPYGKMAIVKVGALIVGSVQLAYLEHVEQRHKGERHKESFETPKFIRKGEEIGHFEFGSTVILLFDKDQVEFIETVQIGESVKMGELIGYRLKELDQKIN from the coding sequence ATGAAGTTAATTTTGAAATACATCTTAGTCTTACTACCTCACCATGGCATTACTTTCCTAGTTGGTTCTTTTATGAAATTAAGGATAAGTAAATACGCAATTCCCTTATATATTCGAGCTTATAACATTGAAACGGCTACGGTTAAACGTCCTTTAAAAGAATTTAAAAGCTTGAACGATTTCTTTACTCGTCATTTAAAGTCACATGCAAGACCCATCGACTCACATAAAGAGTCGTTCGTAAGCCCTGTAGATGGCGTGATATCCCAATTCGGTCGCATTGAAGACGGACAAATCATTCAAGCAAAAGGCGTAGCTTATGATGTTGAACAGTTACTTGCAGACTCCGACAAAGCAAGCCTTTTTAAATACGGTTCATATATGACAATTTATTTAAGTCCTCAGGATTACCATCGCATTCATGTTCCCTATGATGGTGATATTACAGGCTATTCATATATCCCGGGTCGCCTCTATCCTGTAAACAAGCTTGGTGTAAGCTCAATTAATGGACTTTTTACTAAAAACGAACGGTTGTCCACCTTTTTGGATACACCGTATGGAAAGATGGCAATCGTGAAGGTTGGCGCGCTAATTGTTGGAAGTGTCCAACTCGCCTATTTGGAGCACGTTGAGCAGCGGCACAAAGGTGAGCGACACAAAGAATCATTCGAAACCCCTAAGTTCATTAGAAAAGGGGAAGAAATCGGACACTTTGAGTTCGGTTCAACCGTTATTCTTTTATTTGACAAAGATCAAGTTGAGTTTATCGAAACAGTACAAATAGGTGAATCCGTCAAAATGGGTGAGCTGATCGGATACAGATTGAAAGAACTCGATCAAAAGATCAACTGA
- a CDS encoding TrkH family potassium uptake protein — protein MRKNRPYRRIRLTSVQLIVLFYLGAVIMATTLLSLPFAHRGGMEWSFIDALFTAVSAISVTGLTVVNTAETFNEIGYFLLAFVLQFGGIGIMTLGTFIWLLVGKRIGLRERQLIMTDQNLSTLQGLVRLMIQILYLILIIEAIGTVILGVYFLNYFQTAQEAFIQGFFAAVSATTNGGFDITGKSLHPFAADYFVQFINILLMILGAIGFPVLLEVKEYITSKKGKYQFSLFTKITTATFFALVVVGTLLIILLESNLFYEDKKWHQVLFYSLFQSVTTRSGGLSTMDINLFSEPTQLLMSALMFIGASPSSVGGGIRTTTFAIVILAILSFAKGNQTIKVFKRELLSEDVQKAFVVLSVAVMMFGTSVVVLMYTESAPLMTVIFEVASAFGTCGLSMGLTPDLSTPGKLLVIFLMFIGRVGILSFLFIIRGKIVKETYRYPKEQVIIG, from the coding sequence ATGAGAAAAAATCGACCATATCGCAGAATACGTTTAACATCAGTACAATTAATCGTTTTGTTCTACCTTGGTGCAGTTATTATGGCAACTACATTACTTAGTTTGCCGTTTGCACATCGAGGAGGAATGGAATGGTCATTTATCGATGCATTATTTACGGCAGTAAGTGCTATTAGTGTAACGGGTTTGACCGTTGTTAATACAGCTGAAACGTTTAATGAAATTGGCTATTTCTTGCTAGCCTTCGTGCTACAATTCGGCGGAATTGGTATTATGACCCTAGGTACATTCATATGGTTATTAGTCGGAAAAAGAATTGGATTAAGAGAGCGACAATTGATTATGACCGACCAGAATTTGTCGACACTCCAAGGTTTAGTCCGATTGATGATCCAAATTCTCTACTTAATTTTAATTATTGAAGCAATTGGAACGGTCATTCTAGGGGTTTATTTTCTAAATTACTTCCAAACCGCACAAGAGGCATTCATCCAAGGTTTCTTTGCTGCAGTAAGTGCAACGACTAATGGTGGTTTCGATATAACCGGTAAATCATTACATCCATTTGCTGCCGATTATTTTGTCCAATTTATCAATATCTTACTTATGATTCTCGGAGCAATCGGCTTCCCTGTATTGTTAGAGGTAAAAGAATATATCACATCGAAAAAAGGGAAATATCAGTTCTCATTATTTACGAAAATTACGACCGCGACATTTTTCGCACTGGTTGTAGTGGGAACGCTTTTAATTATTTTATTGGAATCGAACTTATTTTATGAGGATAAGAAATGGCACCAAGTCTTGTTCTATTCTTTGTTCCAATCTGTTACAACGCGTAGTGGTGGACTTTCAACGATGGATATTAATTTGTTTTCTGAGCCGACTCAGCTGTTAATGTCTGCTCTCATGTTTATCGGTGCTTCACCAAGCTCAGTAGGTGGGGGTATACGTACTACGACCTTTGCAATCGTCATATTAGCGATTCTTTCTTTTGCTAAAGGAAATCAAACCATTAAAGTATTCAAACGAGAGCTATTATCAGAGGATGTTCAAAAGGCGTTTGTCGTACTGAGTGTTGCCGTCATGATGTTCGGCACTTCAGTAGTCGTATTGATGTACACGGAGTCTGCGCCTTTAATGACAGTTATATTTGAAGTGGCATCAGCCTTCGGAACGTGTGGCCTCTCGATGGGGCTCACACCAGACTTGAGTACACCAGGCAAGCTTCTCGTTATTTTCCTCATGTTCATAGGTAGAGTAGGGATATTGTCATTCCTGTTCATCATACGAGGAAAGATCGTGAAAGAAACATACCGTTATCCGAAAGAGCAAGTCATTATCGGATAG
- a CDS encoding alpha/beta-type small acid-soluble spore protein: protein MAQNQSNQLVVPGAQAALNQMKTEIASEFGVQLGPDTTSRANGSVGGEITKRLVQQAQSQLGGK from the coding sequence ATGGCTCAAAATCAAAGTAATCAATTAGTAGTACCAGGTGCTCAAGCTGCTTTAAATCAAATGAAGACTGAAATCGCTTCTGAATTTGGCGTACAACTTGGACCAGACACAACTTCTCGTGCTAACGGATCTGTTGGTGGAGAAATCACTAAGCGTCTAGTTCAACAAGCTCAATCACAACTTGGTGGAAAATAA
- a CDS encoding amino acid ABC transporter permease, whose translation MNNDVINLLVNSLPLLLEGAQITIFLSVVSIFGALFIGLIIAVMRISNIKILSWLARFYVSFFRGTPLLTQLLLIYFGLTWLYAFTGIQAAIIGLILHFSAYISESYRASIQSISKGQWEAGYSLGMSTARVFKEVIMPQAWRRSIPPVWNSLIDIVKASSLASVLAVEELTGLADQIAASNLDVFWIFVEVLFIYWGLTTLLSLLQTYLEKKLDVNLQA comes from the coding sequence GTGAATAACGACGTCATTAATCTCCTTGTAAACTCCCTCCCGTTGTTACTGGAGGGAGCTCAAATTACGATCTTCTTAAGTGTTGTGTCCATTTTTGGCGCATTGTTTATCGGACTGATCATCGCCGTTATGCGAATTTCAAATATAAAAATTCTTTCGTGGCTTGCACGATTTTATGTATCTTTCTTTAGAGGCACACCTTTATTAACGCAATTATTATTAATTTATTTTGGATTAACATGGCTCTATGCCTTCACTGGTATTCAAGCTGCTATTATCGGGTTAATTTTACACTTTAGTGCTTATATATCCGAGTCGTATCGCGCTTCCATACAATCTATTTCAAAGGGTCAATGGGAAGCCGGATACTCGTTAGGAATGAGCACTGCGAGGGTGTTTAAGGAAGTCATCATGCCACAAGCTTGGCGCCGTTCAATTCCACCGGTTTGGAATTCCTTAATTGATATCGTCAAAGCATCCTCACTTGCTTCGGTATTAGCTGTGGAAGAACTTACAGGTCTAGCGGATCAAATCGCAGCCTCAAACTTAGATGTATTTTGGATTTTCGTAGAGGTCTTATTTATCTATTGGGGATTAACAACCTTGCTAAGCTTACTTCAAACGTATTTAGAGAAGAAACTGGATGTCAATCTGCAAGCATAA